From Candidatus Neomarinimicrobiota bacterium, the proteins below share one genomic window:
- the rsmI gene encoding 16S rRNA (cytidine(1402)-2'-O)-methyltransferase, with the protein MSHGKLYMVATPIGNLEDITFRAVETLKRADVVACEDTRVTRILLDKYGITPQKIISHHQHNEKNSIPGILKLLQEGHMVALVSDAGTPVISDPGNGLVREAVKAGIPVIPIPGPSAVTTLLSVCHFPVDMYTFEGFLPHKKGRQTRLKQMAERAHVTVLFESTHRILKLLEELQVYCGERDLLVGRELTKIHETLFRGTVSEAQSWFQDHPVKGEFVLIVAPPVKKTACAQKKS; encoded by the coding sequence ATGTCACACGGAAAACTCTACATGGTGGCCACACCGATCGGAAATCTTGAAGATATCACCTTCCGTGCGGTGGAAACGTTAAAACGGGCGGATGTGGTTGCCTGTGAAGATACCCGTGTGACTCGCATTCTTTTGGATAAATATGGGATTACACCTCAGAAAATTATTTCCCATCATCAGCATAATGAAAAAAACAGTATCCCGGGCATTTTGAAATTACTACAGGAAGGACACATGGTGGCCCTGGTTTCCGATGCCGGTACACCTGTGATCAGTGATCCGGGTAATGGACTGGTCCGTGAAGCTGTAAAAGCCGGTATCCCCGTTATCCCCATTCCAGGTCCCTCTGCCGTAACGACCCTCTTAAGTGTATGCCATTTCCCCGTGGATATGTACACTTTTGAAGGATTCCTCCCCCATAAAAAAGGGCGTCAGACCCGATTAAAACAGATGGCAGAACGTGCCCATGTGACGGTCCTTTTTGAATCCACTCACCGAATACTCAAGTTATTGGAAGAACTACAGGTCTATTGCGGGGAGCGGGATCTGCTGGTTGGCCGGGAACTGACGAAGATTCATGAAACTTTATTCAGGGGTACAGTAAGTGAAGCTCAGTCCTGGTTTCAGGATCATCCCGTCAAAGGAGAATTTGTGTTGATCGTGGCTCCACCTGTTAAAAAAACAGCATGTGCCCAAAAGAAATCATGA
- the upp gene encoding uracil phosphoribosyltransferase codes for MGFQVVDHPLIKHKLGLLRRVDTSISHFRQLTQEITILLTYEATRDLILEPRSVMTWQGKAQAERISGKKISVVPILRAGLGMLDGVLALIPSARVNVVGLYRNEETLYPVEYYKKFNNDIQIRDALIIDPMLATGHSMAKVCEMLAEEGCSNIKALCMVAAPEGVQYMDEHFPGVTIYAAALDDHLNEDGYIIPGLGDAGDRIFGTK; via the coding sequence ATGGGTTTTCAGGTTGTAGATCATCCACTGATTAAACATAAACTGGGACTTTTACGACGGGTGGATACAAGTATCTCTCATTTCCGGCAACTAACCCAGGAAATTACGATTCTCCTGACCTATGAAGCGACCCGGGATCTGATTCTGGAACCCCGGAGTGTGATGACCTGGCAGGGGAAAGCCCAGGCAGAACGCATCTCAGGTAAGAAAATATCCGTGGTACCCATTCTTCGGGCCGGACTGGGGATGCTGGATGGTGTGTTGGCCCTTATTCCCTCTGCCCGGGTGAATGTGGTTGGACTCTATCGCAATGAAGAAACCCTCTATCCGGTGGAATATTACAAAAAGTTCAATAATGATATTCAAATTCGGGATGCCTTAATCATCGACCCCATGCTGGCAACCGGACACTCCATGGCCAAGGTATGCGAAATGCTGGCAGAAGAAGGCTGCTCCAATATCAAAGCCTTGTGCATGGTAGCTGCACCGGAAGGAGTTCAATATATGGATGAGCATTTTCCCGGCGTGACAATCTATGCCGCCGCCCTGGATGACCATTTGAATGAGGATGGTTATATCATTCCCGGACTTGGAGATGCAGGGGACCGGATTTTCGGAACGAAGTAA